The following are encoded together in the Nocardioides okcheonensis genome:
- the tal gene encoding transaldolase, whose translation MNDRLKALADAGVSIWLDDLSRERLETGNLADLVQTSNVVGVTSNPAIFQSALAKGERYDAQVRELAGQGADVDRATLVITTDDVREACKVMRPVFDATDGVDGRVSIEVSPGLAHDTEQTVAEAAELYKTVGEPNVMIKIPGTKEGWPAITETIAAGISVNVTLIFGLEQYRNVMEAYVAGLEQAADNGHELADIHSVASFFVSRVDTEIDKRLDATTEGPGTDAALKGKAGVANARLAFKMYEEFFSGPRWEALEAKGARRQRPLWASTGVKNPDYDDTMYVVDLVVENTVNTMPEATLEAVADHGEVRGDRVRPFYDDAEAHMAALAEAGIDYDDVIEVLLQEGVEKFVVAWDELQTTLGASLEAARS comes from the coding sequence ATGAACGACCGTCTCAAGGCCCTGGCCGACGCCGGGGTGTCCATCTGGCTCGACGACCTCTCGCGCGAGCGGCTCGAGACCGGCAACCTCGCCGACCTCGTGCAGACCAGCAACGTGGTCGGCGTGACGTCGAACCCGGCGATCTTCCAGAGCGCGCTGGCCAAGGGCGAGCGCTACGACGCCCAGGTGCGTGAGCTCGCCGGCCAGGGCGCCGACGTCGACCGGGCCACGCTCGTCATCACGACCGACGACGTGCGCGAGGCGTGCAAGGTCATGCGTCCGGTCTTCGACGCCACCGACGGCGTCGACGGGCGCGTCTCGATCGAGGTCTCCCCCGGCCTGGCCCACGACACCGAGCAGACCGTGGCCGAGGCCGCGGAGCTCTACAAGACCGTGGGCGAGCCCAACGTGATGATCAAGATCCCCGGCACGAAGGAGGGCTGGCCCGCGATCACCGAGACGATCGCCGCCGGCATCTCGGTCAACGTGACGCTGATCTTCGGCCTCGAGCAGTACCGCAACGTCATGGAGGCCTACGTCGCGGGGCTCGAGCAGGCGGCCGACAACGGCCACGAGCTCGCCGACATCCACTCCGTCGCGTCGTTCTTCGTCTCGCGCGTCGACACCGAGATCGACAAGCGGCTCGACGCCACCACCGAGGGCCCCGGCACCGACGCGGCGCTCAAGGGCAAGGCCGGCGTCGCCAACGCCCGCCTGGCGTTCAAGATGTACGAGGAGTTCTTCTCCGGCCCCCGCTGGGAGGCCCTCGAGGCCAAGGGCGCGCGCAGGCAGCGCCCGCTGTGGGCCTCGACCGGCGTCAAGAACCCCGACTACGACGACACCATGTACGTCGTCGACCTCGTCGTCGAGAACACCGTCAACACCATGCCCGAGGCCACGCTCGAGGCCGTCGCCGACCACGGCGAGGTCCGCGGTGACCGGGTCCGCCCGTTCTACGACGACGCCGAGGCCCACATGGCCGCGCTGGCCGAGGCCGGCATCGACTACGACGACGTCATCGAGGTGCTGCTCCAGGAGGGCGTCGAGAAGTTCGTCGTCGCCTGGGACGAGCTCCAGACAACGCTCGGCGCGTCGCTCGAGGCTGCCCGCTCGTGA
- the pgi gene encoding glucose-6-phosphate isomerase produces the protein MSTGGPVDPTSTPAWAELSATADGFAPDLRGWFDADPERATALAREAGDLHVDLSRTFLHGDLLERLLALAEQTRVLERRDAMFAGEHVNPTEDRAVLHTALRLPADATLEVDGQDVVADVHEVLERVYAFASKVRSGEWTGVTGRRIETVVNIGIGGSDLGPVMAYEALAPYRQDGLSCRFISNIDPTDAAQSLEGIDPETTLFIVSSKTFGTLETLTNARLCRAWLLDHLPAGTDREAAVAQHFVAVSTALDKVADFGIDPDNAFGFWDWVGGRYSMDSAIGLSLVVAIGPERFAEMLDGFHAMDEHFRTAAPATNVPLVMGLLNVWYTTFLGAQTHAVLPYAQQLHRFPAYLQQLTMESNGKGVRWDGSPVTTDTGEVFWGEPGTNGQHAFYQLIHQGTRLIPADFIAFAQPAYALRDGDTDVHELFLANFLAQTRALAFGKTADEVRAEGVDEALVSARTFPGNRPTTSIMAPALTPSVLGQLVALYEHITFVQGAVWGIDSFDQWGVELGKQLAQQVTPAVAGDPSALDEQDPATRSLIAYYREHRSR, from the coding sequence GTGAGCACCGGCGGGCCGGTGGATCCCACGTCCACGCCGGCCTGGGCGGAGCTGTCCGCGACCGCGGACGGCTTCGCCCCGGACCTGCGCGGCTGGTTCGACGCCGATCCCGAGCGCGCGACGGCGCTGGCCCGCGAGGCCGGCGACCTCCACGTCGACCTGTCCCGCACCTTCCTGCACGGCGACCTGCTCGAGCGCCTGCTCGCGCTGGCCGAGCAGACCCGCGTGCTCGAGCGCCGCGACGCGATGTTCGCCGGCGAGCACGTCAACCCGACCGAGGACCGCGCGGTGCTCCACACCGCGCTCCGCCTCCCGGCCGACGCCACCCTCGAGGTGGACGGCCAGGACGTCGTCGCCGACGTCCACGAGGTGCTCGAGCGGGTCTACGCGTTCGCCTCGAAGGTGCGCTCGGGCGAGTGGACCGGCGTCACCGGGCGCCGGATCGAGACCGTGGTCAACATCGGCATCGGCGGCTCGGACCTCGGGCCGGTCATGGCCTACGAGGCGCTCGCGCCCTACCGCCAGGACGGCCTGTCCTGCCGGTTCATCAGCAACATCGACCCGACCGACGCGGCGCAGTCGCTCGAGGGGATCGACCCCGAGACCACGCTGTTCATCGTCTCGAGCAAGACCTTCGGCACCCTGGAGACCCTGACCAACGCCCGGCTGTGCCGGGCGTGGCTGCTCGACCACCTGCCCGCCGGCACCGACCGGGAGGCCGCGGTCGCGCAGCACTTCGTCGCGGTGTCGACGGCGCTCGACAAGGTCGCCGACTTCGGCATCGACCCCGACAACGCGTTCGGCTTCTGGGACTGGGTCGGCGGTCGCTACTCGATGGACTCGGCGATCGGGCTGTCGCTCGTCGTGGCCATCGGGCCGGAGCGCTTCGCCGAGATGCTCGACGGCTTCCACGCCATGGACGAGCACTTCCGGACGGCGGCGCCGGCCACCAACGTGCCGCTGGTGATGGGCCTGCTCAACGTCTGGTACACCACGTTCCTCGGTGCCCAGACCCACGCGGTCCTCCCCTACGCCCAGCAGCTGCACCGCTTCCCGGCCTACCTCCAGCAGCTGACCATGGAGTCCAACGGCAAGGGCGTGCGCTGGGACGGCTCCCCGGTCACCACCGACACCGGCGAGGTGTTCTGGGGCGAGCCCGGCACCAACGGCCAGCACGCCTTCTACCAGCTGATCCACCAGGGCACCCGGCTGATCCCGGCCGACTTCATCGCCTTCGCGCAGCCGGCCTACGCGTTGAGGGATGGCGACACCGACGTGCACGAGCTGTTCCTGGCGAACTTCCTGGCCCAGACCCGCGCGCTGGCGTTCGGCAAGACCGCCGACGAGGTGCGTGCGGAGGGCGTCGACGAGGCGCTGGTCAGCGCCCGTACCTTCCCGGGCAACCGCCCCACCACGTCGATCATGGCGCCCGCCCTGACGCCGTCGGTCCTCGGCCAGCTGGTCGCCCTCTACGAGCACATCACCTTCGTGCAGGGCGCCGTGTGGGGCATCGACAGCTTCGACCAGTGGGGCGTCGAGCTCGGCAAGCAGCTCGCCCAGCAGGTCACACCCGCCGTCGCCGGCGACCCGTCCGCGCTCGACGAGCAGGACCCCGCCACCCGATCCCTCATCGCCTACTACCGGGAGCACCGCAGCCGATGA
- the zwf gene encoding glucose-6-phosphate dehydrogenase: MTPSTNPLRDPEDRRLPRIAGPCGMVLFGVTGDLSRKKIMPAIYDLANRGLLPPGFSLVGFARRDWADQDFAQIVHDAVREHARTPFREEVWNQLSEGFRFVPGDFDDDVAFDHLRRTVEELDQLRGTGGNMAFYLAIPPGFFGTVVGQLKEHGLTDHRPDQWRRVVVEKPFGHDLESARELNDILGDVFPSGSIFRIDHYLGKETVQNILAMRFANNMFEPIWNANYVDHVQITMAEDIGIGGRAGYYDGIGAARDVIQNHLLQLMALVAMEEPIAFDAESLRIEKQKVLASAQLPARLDLTTARGQYSPGWAGGEKVKGFLEEEGIKATSTTETFAAITVNVETRRWAGVPFYLRTGKRLGRRVTEVAVVFKRAPHLPFTQTATEDLTHNALVIRVQPDEGMTMRFGSKVPGTAMEIRDVNMDFAYGGSFTEASAEAYERLILDVLLGDPPLFPRHEEVELSWKILDPVLEHWARKGKPEAYDSGTWGPASADAMLAREGRTWRRP, encoded by the coding sequence ATGACGCCCTCCACGAACCCGCTCCGCGACCCCGAGGACCGCCGACTCCCCCGCATCGCGGGCCCCTGCGGCATGGTGCTCTTCGGCGTCACCGGCGACCTGTCGCGCAAGAAGATCATGCCGGCGATCTACGACCTGGCGAACCGCGGCCTGCTGCCGCCCGGCTTCAGCCTGGTCGGCTTCGCCAGGCGCGACTGGGCGGACCAGGACTTCGCCCAGATCGTCCACGACGCGGTCCGCGAGCACGCGCGTACGCCGTTTCGCGAGGAGGTCTGGAACCAGCTGTCCGAGGGCTTCCGGTTCGTCCCGGGCGACTTCGACGACGACGTCGCCTTCGACCACCTCCGCCGCACCGTCGAGGAGCTCGACCAGCTCCGCGGCACCGGCGGCAACATGGCGTTCTACCTCGCGATCCCGCCCGGCTTCTTCGGGACGGTCGTCGGCCAGCTCAAGGAGCACGGCCTCACCGACCACCGCCCGGACCAGTGGCGACGCGTGGTCGTCGAGAAGCCGTTCGGCCACGACCTCGAGTCGGCGCGCGAGCTCAACGACATCCTCGGCGACGTCTTCCCGTCGGGGTCGATCTTCCGGATCGACCACTACCTCGGCAAGGAGACGGTCCAGAACATCCTGGCGATGCGCTTCGCCAACAACATGTTCGAGCCGATCTGGAACGCCAACTACGTCGACCACGTGCAGATCACGATGGCCGAGGACATCGGCATCGGTGGCCGCGCGGGCTACTACGACGGCATCGGCGCCGCCCGCGACGTGATCCAGAACCACCTGCTCCAGCTGATGGCGCTGGTGGCGATGGAGGAACCGATCGCCTTCGACGCCGAGAGCCTGCGCATCGAGAAGCAGAAGGTGCTGGCCTCGGCCCAGCTGCCGGCCCGGCTCGACCTGACGACCGCACGGGGGCAGTACTCCCCCGGCTGGGCAGGCGGCGAGAAGGTCAAGGGCTTCCTCGAGGAGGAGGGCATCAAGGCCACCTCCACCACCGAGACCTTCGCCGCGATCACCGTCAACGTCGAGACCCGGCGCTGGGCGGGCGTGCCGTTCTACCTGCGCACCGGCAAGCGGCTGGGCCGCCGGGTGACGGAGGTCGCGGTGGTGTTCAAGCGCGCCCCGCACCTGCCGTTCACCCAGACCGCGACCGAGGACCTGACCCACAACGCGCTGGTGATCCGCGTCCAGCCCGACGAGGGCATGACGATGCGGTTCGGCTCGAAGGTCCCGGGCACCGCGATGGAGATCCGCGACGTCAACATGGACTTCGCCTACGGCGGGTCCTTCACGGAGGCCAGCGCCGAGGCCTACGAGCGACTCATCCTCGACGTCCTGCTCGGCGACCCGCCGCTCTTCCCCCGCCACGAGGAGGTCGAGCTGTCGTGGAAGATCCTCGACCCGGTGCTCGAGCACTGGGCGAGGAAGGGCAAGCCCGAGGCGTACGACTCGGGCACCTGGGGACCGGCCTCCGCCGACGCGATGCTCGCGCGCGAGGGCCGCACGTGGAGGCGGCCATGA
- a CDS encoding glucose-6-phosphate dehydrogenase assembly protein OpcA — translation MIELTDTTSARIAAEFVRARTRAGSPAMGMVMTLVIVAPEEDAAEAMQAAKRASREHPSRVLGVILGDVRGAGHVNAQVGSGDGWGGETALIRLKGEVVKHAESVVLPLLLPDSPVAIWWPTQAPHDPAADPLGALAQRRITDAAAVSRGKSTAMLNQCRSYAPGNTDLAWTRLTPWRALLAAALDQHPLKVTHAKVTAEKISPSADLLVAWLCDRLKVVVDRATSAGPGITEVTLETKEGPIRIARNDGRLATFTSPNRPDRPVALKRREIPALLSEELRRLDEDDTYAATAAKLVRLHDGAKK, via the coding sequence ATGATCGAGCTCACCGACACCACGTCGGCCCGGATCGCCGCGGAGTTCGTCCGCGCCCGCACCCGCGCCGGCAGCCCGGCGATGGGCATGGTGATGACCCTCGTGATCGTCGCCCCCGAGGAGGACGCGGCCGAGGCGATGCAGGCGGCCAAGCGTGCCTCGCGCGAGCACCCGTCGCGGGTGCTCGGCGTGATCCTCGGCGACGTCCGGGGCGCCGGCCACGTCAACGCGCAGGTCGGCAGCGGTGACGGGTGGGGCGGCGAGACCGCGCTCATCCGGCTCAAGGGCGAGGTGGTCAAGCACGCCGAGTCCGTGGTGCTGCCGCTGCTGCTGCCCGACTCCCCGGTCGCGATCTGGTGGCCCACGCAGGCCCCGCACGACCCCGCCGCCGACCCGCTCGGCGCCCTGGCCCAGCGCCGGATCACCGACGCCGCCGCCGTCTCCCGCGGCAAGTCGACGGCGATGCTGAACCAGTGCCGGTCCTACGCGCCCGGCAACACCGACCTGGCCTGGACCCGGCTGACGCCGTGGCGGGCGCTGCTGGCCGCCGCGCTCGACCAGCACCCGCTCAAGGTGACCCACGCCAAGGTCACGGCCGAGAAGATCAGCCCCAGCGCCGACCTGCTCGTCGCCTGGCTGTGCGACCGGCTCAAGGTCGTCGTCGACCGCGCCACCTCCGCGGGACCGGGCATCACCGAGGTCACCCTGGAGACCAAGGAGGGGCCGATCCGGATCGCCCGCAACGACGGCCGGCTGGCGACCTTCACCTCGCCGAACCGCCCCGACCGACCCGTCGCGCTCAAGCGGCGCGAGATCCCCGCACTGCTGTCCGAGGAGCTGCGCCGCCTCGACGAGGACGACACCTACGCCGCGACCGCCGCCAAGCTGGTGCGGCTGCACGACGGGGCGAAGAAGTGA
- the pgl gene encoding 6-phosphogluconolactonase: MSGPVEIRRHDDADLLVGDVASALLDRLEAAQARGEVPQVGLTGGTIADALHRELARRAQDSAVDWSRVVFWWGDERFVEAGSPDRNARQAREALLDHVDVDPAHVHEVPASDEVATAEDAATAYSEALRDHGAGFFEVLMLGIGPDGHCASLFPGHPALRATDAIAVAVHDSPKPPPDRVSLTFEAMERCRAVWFLASGEGKADAVARALADDGSVEETPARGVRGEETIWWLDEDAASAL, from the coding sequence GTGAGCGGCCCCGTGGAGATCCGCCGCCACGACGACGCCGACCTGCTCGTCGGCGACGTCGCCTCCGCCCTGCTCGACCGGCTCGAGGCCGCGCAGGCCCGCGGCGAGGTGCCGCAGGTCGGGCTGACCGGCGGCACCATCGCCGACGCGCTGCACCGCGAGCTCGCCCGCCGCGCCCAGGACTCGGCCGTCGACTGGTCGCGGGTGGTCTTCTGGTGGGGCGACGAGCGCTTCGTCGAGGCCGGCTCCCCCGACCGCAACGCACGCCAGGCACGCGAGGCACTGCTCGACCACGTCGACGTCGACCCCGCCCACGTCCACGAGGTTCCCGCCAGCGACGAGGTGGCGACCGCGGAGGACGCCGCCACGGCGTACTCCGAGGCGCTGCGCGACCACGGCGCGGGCTTCTTCGAGGTGCTGATGCTCGGCATCGGCCCCGACGGCCACTGCGCCTCGCTCTTCCCCGGCCACCCCGCCCTGCGAGCGACCGACGCCATCGCGGTCGCGGTCCACGACTCCCCCAAGCCGCCGCCCGACCGGGTCAGCCTGACCTTCGAGGCGATGGAGCGCTGCCGCGCGGTCTGGTTCCTCGCCAGCGGCGAGGGCAAGGCCGACGCCGTCGCCCGCGCGCTCGCCGACGACGGGTCGGTCGAGGAGACCCCCGCCCGCGGCGTGCGCGGCGAGGAGACGATCTGGTGGCTCGACGAGGACGCCGCCTCCGCCCTCTGA
- a CDS encoding RNA polymerase-binding protein RbpA, producing MGEAERGEAAPRQTVTYFCSHDHRSVVTFAIEAAVPESWDCPKCGLPASLDSENPPPAPKIEPYKTHLAYVKERRSETEAADILDEAVALLRSRRKAGEIIF from the coding sequence ATGGGTGAGGCCGAGCGTGGCGAGGCCGCGCCCCGGCAGACGGTCACCTACTTCTGCAGTCATGACCACCGCTCGGTGGTGACCTTCGCGATCGAGGCCGCCGTGCCGGAGTCGTGGGACTGCCCCAAGTGCGGCCTGCCGGCCAGCCTCGACAGCGAGAACCCGCCGCCGGCGCCGAAGATCGAGCCCTACAAGACGCACCTCGCCTACGTGAAGGAGCGTCGCAGCGAGACGGAGGCGGCCGACATCCTCGACGAGGCCGTCGCCCTCCTGCGCAGCCGCCGCAAGGCCGGCGAGATCATCTTCTGA
- the secG gene encoding preprotein translocase subunit SecG yields the protein MILLFTILLVATSAIMILLVLLHKGRGGGLSDMFGGGVSSSLGGSSVAERNLDRFTIGTGIIWFACIIALGLLKAYQGN from the coding sequence GTGATTCTGCTCTTCACCATCCTGCTCGTTGCGACGAGCGCGATCATGATCCTGCTGGTGCTCCTCCACAAGGGGCGTGGCGGCGGCCTGTCCGACATGTTCGGCGGCGGCGTCTCCAGCAGCCTGGGGGGATCGTCGGTGGCCGAGCGCAACCTCGACCGGTTCACGATCGGGACCGGCATCATCTGGTTTGCCTGCATCATCGCCCTGGGCCTGCTCAAGGCCTACCAGGGCAACTGA
- the tpiA gene encoding triose-phosphate isomerase, with protein sequence MAGNWKMNLNHQEAVVLVQKLAWTLSDKRHDFSAVEVVVVPPFTDLRSVQTLVDGDRLSLGYGAQDVSVHDSGAYTGEISAGMLAKLGCSYVVVGHSERRMYHQESDELVNAKAHKTLQAGMTPIVCVGEGLDVRQAGEHVPFTLTQVDGSLDGFTAEQVAGLVVAYEPVWAIGTGEVATPDDAQEVCAAIRERVREVHGDGAADGLRILYGGSVKAANVAGIMEKPDVDGCLVGGASLQVEEFGGICRFRDMPVL encoded by the coding sequence ATGGCGGGCAACTGGAAGATGAACCTCAACCACCAGGAAGCGGTGGTGCTGGTCCAGAAGCTCGCGTGGACGCTGTCGGACAAGCGGCACGACTTCAGTGCCGTCGAGGTCGTCGTGGTGCCGCCGTTCACCGACCTGCGGTCGGTGCAGACGCTCGTCGACGGCGACCGCCTGTCGCTGGGCTACGGCGCGCAGGACGTCTCGGTGCACGACAGCGGCGCCTACACCGGTGAGATCTCCGCCGGCATGCTCGCCAAGCTCGGCTGCTCCTACGTCGTCGTGGGCCACTCCGAGCGACGGATGTACCACCAGGAGAGCGACGAGCTGGTCAACGCCAAGGCCCACAAGACGCTGCAGGCCGGCATGACGCCGATCGTCTGCGTCGGCGAGGGCCTCGACGTGCGCCAGGCGGGGGAGCACGTCCCCTTCACCCTGACGCAGGTCGACGGCTCCCTGGACGGCTTCACCGCCGAGCAGGTGGCCGGGCTCGTGGTGGCCTACGAGCCGGTCTGGGCGATCGGCACGGGCGAGGTCGCCACCCCGGACGACGCGCAGGAGGTCTGCGCGGCGATCCGCGAGCGGGTGCGCGAGGTGCACGGTGACGGGGCCGCCGATGGCCTGCGGATCCTCTACGGCGGCTCGGTGAAGGCGGCCAACGTGGCCGGCATCATGGAGAAGCCGGACGTCGACGGGTGCCTCGTCGGTGGCGCCAGCCTGCAGGTCGAGGAGTTCGGCGGAATCTGCCGTTTCCGCGACATGCCGGTGCTGTGA
- a CDS encoding phosphoglycerate kinase, with translation MTDHTAGIESLGDLRGKRVLVRSDLNVPLDGTTITDDGRIRASVPTIDRLAEAGARVVVTAHLGRPKGAPDPAYSLRPVAERLSELLGRPVAFATDTVGASATETVEGLGDGDVALLENVRFNDGETSKDDAVRASFADQLAQLADAFVSDGFGVVHRKQASVYDVALRLPSAMGGLVAAEVDVLRRLTEHPDRPYVVVLGGSKVSDKLGVIDNLIDKADKLLIGGGMVFTFLKAQGHEVGKSLLEADQLDTCTRYLREAEDRGVEILLPTDVVVDTAFPSGDREPEPRVVAAGEIPADALGLDIGPDSSAAFAAALADARTVFWNGPMGVFEVDAFADGTRAVAEALTKVDGLSVVGGGDSAAAVRTLGFDEAAFGHISTGGGASLEFLEGKELPGIAVLERD, from the coding sequence ATGACCGACCACACTGCAGGCATCGAGTCGCTGGGTGACCTGAGGGGCAAGCGCGTCCTGGTCCGCTCGGACCTCAACGTGCCCCTCGACGGCACCACCATCACCGACGACGGCCGGATCCGCGCGAGCGTCCCGACCATCGACCGGCTCGCCGAGGCGGGCGCCCGGGTGGTCGTCACCGCCCACCTGGGCCGGCCCAAGGGAGCGCCCGACCCGGCGTACTCGCTGCGTCCGGTCGCCGAGCGGCTCTCCGAGCTGCTCGGCCGGCCGGTCGCCTTCGCCACCGACACGGTCGGGGCGAGCGCCACCGAGACGGTCGAGGGCCTCGGCGACGGCGACGTCGCGCTGCTGGAGAACGTTCGCTTCAACGACGGCGAGACCAGCAAGGACGACGCCGTCCGCGCGTCCTTCGCCGACCAGCTCGCCCAGCTCGCCGACGCCTTCGTCTCCGACGGCTTCGGCGTCGTGCACCGCAAGCAGGCCAGCGTCTACGACGTCGCGCTCCGGCTGCCGTCCGCGATGGGCGGGCTGGTCGCGGCGGAGGTCGACGTGCTGCGTCGCCTCACCGAGCACCCGGACCGGCCCTACGTGGTCGTGCTGGGCGGGTCGAAGGTCTCCGACAAGCTCGGCGTCATCGACAACCTGATCGACAAGGCCGACAAGCTGCTCATCGGCGGCGGGATGGTGTTCACCTTCCTCAAGGCGCAGGGGCACGAGGTCGGCAAGAGCCTGCTCGAGGCCGACCAGCTCGACACCTGCACCCGTTACCTCCGCGAGGCGGAGGACCGCGGCGTCGAGATCCTGCTCCCCACCGACGTCGTGGTCGACACGGCGTTCCCGTCGGGCGACCGCGAGCCCGAGCCCCGGGTCGTGGCCGCCGGCGAGATCCCGGCGGACGCCCTGGGCCTCGACATCGGCCCCGACTCGTCGGCGGCCTTCGCGGCCGCCCTGGCCGACGCCCGCACGGTCTTCTGGAACGGGCCGATGGGCGTCTTCGAGGTCGACGCGTTCGCCGACGGCACCCGCGCCGTCGCCGAGGCGCTGACCAAGGTCGACGGCCTGTCGGTGGTCGGCGGCGGCGACTCCGCCGCCGCGGTCCGCACGCTCGGCTTCGACGAGGCCGCGTTCGGTCACATCTCCACCGGCGGTGGCGCGTCGCTGGAGTTCCTGGAGGGCAAGGAGCTCCCGGGCATCGCCGTACTCGAGAGGGACTGA
- the gap gene encoding type I glyceraldehyde-3-phosphate dehydrogenase — protein sequence MTVRVGINGFGRIGRNFFRAVRASGADIEIVGVNDLTDNASLAHLLKYDSILGRLDADVSSDDTSIMVGDQKIAVSAERDPANLSWGDLGVDVVVESTGFFTDATKARAHVDAGAKKVIISAPASNEDITIVMGVNHELYDPAQHTVISNASCTTNCLAPMAKALNDGLGITKGLMTTIHAYTADQNLQDNIHKDPRRARAAALNMVPTSTGAAKAIGLVLPELKGKLDGYAMRVPVPTGSATDLTFEASRETSVEEVNEIVKAAADGRFLKFSTDPIVSTDIVTDPASCIFDAPLTKVIGNQVKVLGWYDNEWGYSNRLADLITHVGSSL from the coding sequence ATGACTGTTCGCGTCGGCATCAACGGCTTCGGCCGCATCGGCCGCAACTTCTTCCGCGCCGTGCGCGCCTCGGGCGCCGACATCGAGATCGTCGGTGTCAACGACCTGACCGACAACGCCTCGCTCGCCCACCTGCTGAAGTACGACTCGATCCTCGGCCGCCTCGACGCCGACGTCTCGAGCGACGACACCTCGATCATGGTCGGCGACCAGAAGATCGCGGTCTCGGCCGAGCGCGACCCGGCCAACCTGTCGTGGGGCGACCTGGGCGTCGACGTCGTCGTCGAGTCCACCGGCTTCTTCACCGACGCGACCAAGGCCAGGGCCCACGTCGACGCGGGCGCCAAGAAGGTCATCATCTCCGCGCCCGCCTCCAACGAGGACATCACCATCGTGATGGGCGTCAACCACGAGCTCTACGACCCGGCCCAGCACACGGTCATCTCCAACGCGTCCTGCACGACCAACTGCCTGGCGCCGATGGCCAAGGCCCTCAACGACGGCCTCGGCATCACCAAGGGCCTGATGACGACCATCCACGCCTACACCGCCGACCAGAACCTCCAGGACAACATCCACAAGGACCCGCGCCGCGCCCGTGCGGCCGCGCTCAACATGGTCCCGACCTCGACCGGTGCCGCGAAGGCGATCGGCCTGGTGCTCCCGGAGCTCAAGGGCAAGCTCGACGGCTACGCCATGCGCGTCCCGGTCCCGACCGGCTCGGCCACCGACCTCACCTTCGAGGCCTCGCGCGAGACGTCGGTCGAGGAGGTCAACGAGATCGTCAAGGCGGCCGCCGACGGCCGGTTCCTGAAGTTCTCCACCGACCCGATCGTGTCCACCGACATCGTGACCGACCCCGCGTCGTGCATCTTCGACGCGCCGCTGACCAAGGTCATCGGCAACCAGGTCAAGGTGCTCGGCTGGTACGACAACGAGTGGGGCTACTCCAACCGCCTCGCCGACCTGATCACGCACGTCGGCTCGTCGCTCTGA
- the whiA gene encoding DNA-binding protein WhiA, whose product MAMTAQVKAELASTQITKTCCRKAEVASMLRFAGGLHIVSGRIVVEAELDTGAAARRLRKDISEVYGHTSDVVMVQGNGIRKGSRYIVRVTKDGEALARQTGLLDQRGRPVRGLPPAVVSGGGCDAVAAWRGAFLAHGSLTEPGRSSSLEITCPGPEAALAIVGVARRLGISAKAREVRGVDRVVIRDGDAIGALLTRLGAHESLMAWEERRMRREVRATANRLANFDDANLRRSARAAVAAGARVERALEILGEEIPDHLRQAGHLRLEHKQASLEELGQLHDPVLTKDAIAGRIRRLLAMADKRAEELGIPDTEASLTPEMLVDEG is encoded by the coding sequence ATGGCAATGACGGCACAGGTGAAGGCCGAGCTCGCCTCCACCCAGATCACCAAGACCTGCTGCCGCAAGGCCGAGGTCGCCTCGATGCTCCGCTTCGCGGGCGGTCTCCACATCGTGAGCGGACGGATCGTGGTCGAGGCCGAGCTCGACACCGGGGCGGCCGCGCGCCGGCTCCGCAAGGACATCTCCGAGGTCTACGGGCACACCTCCGACGTCGTCATGGTGCAGGGCAACGGCATCCGCAAGGGCAGCCGCTACATCGTCCGGGTGACCAAGGACGGCGAGGCGCTGGCGCGCCAGACCGGCCTGCTCGACCAGCGCGGGCGCCCGGTGCGTGGCCTGCCGCCGGCCGTCGTCAGCGGCGGTGGCTGCGACGCCGTCGCCGCGTGGCGCGGCGCGTTCCTGGCCCACGGCTCGCTCACCGAGCCCGGCCGGTCCTCCTCCCTGGAGATCACCTGCCCCGGCCCGGAGGCCGCCCTCGCCATCGTCGGCGTGGCCCGCCGCCTCGGGATCTCGGCCAAGGCGCGCGAGGTGCGCGGCGTCGACCGGGTCGTCATCCGCGACGGCGACGCGATCGGCGCGCTGCTGACCCGTCTCGGGGCCCACGAGTCGCTGATGGCCTGGGAGGAGCGGCGGATGCGGCGCGAGGTGCGCGCGACCGCCAACCGGCTCGCCAACTTCGACGACGCCAACCTGCGCCGCTCGGCCCGTGCGGCGGTGGCCGCGGGGGCTCGGGTCGAGCGCGCCCTGGAGATCCTCGGCGAGGAGATCCCCGACCACCTGCGCCAGGCCGGCCACCTGCGCCTCGAGCACAAGCAGGCGTCGCTCGAGGAGCTCGGGCAGCTGCACGACCCGGTGCTCACCAAGGACGCGATCGCCGGCCGGATCCGCCGGCTGCTCGCGATGGCCGACAAGCGCGCCGAGGAGCTCGGCATCCCCGACACCGAGGCCTCGCTGACGCCGGAGATGCTCGTCGACGAGGGTTGA